The DNA segment TCCGAAGGTCGCCGAAACCTGTGGACATATCCTAAATAGAGGCACAGAAATCGCCAAAATAGGCCAGAAGCGGTAATTTCTCTTTTATTAGGGTACTACGACAACATAGGCGACGGGCTTTCCGGCCGCCGCAGAGATCACCGCGACAAACTCGGCCATCGTGTAGCTTTCGTCCCCGGCCAACTCGTAGATCGCCCCGGACTGAATGGTATCGGCGGCCAAAACGGCAACGTCGCCTTCTGCATAGTCCTGACGGGTCGCGCTAGAGAACAGCCCGTCGCCAGCCGCGCCGAGATAGGCCCCATGTTCGAGCGCGGGCGGGATCGAAGCCGTCTGGTTCTCGGTATACCAGCCATGGCGCAGGAAGGCGTGAGGCAGGCCGGAGGCCTTGATCGCCGCTTCGGTTTCGCGATGGTCGGCGGCAAGTCCGATGCCGTTCGTCTCCGCCCTGAGAACCGAGGTATAGGCAAGAAAGCCAACACCGGCCGCCACAGCGGCATCAACCGCATTCTTGTGTTGCTCGGCACGTCTGCCCATTTCGGAAGCAGAGATCAGGAGCAGCCGGTCGATGCCCTGAAAGGCCTGCTCGAGCGATGCGCGGTCGTCGTAGTCGCCGATGCGCACTTCAACGCCGTGCGCTTCCAGAGCGGCAGCCGCGTCGGGTCTGCGCACAAGGGCCACGACGTTCTTGGCCGGAACCTTGCCGACCAGTTCGGCAACGACAAGCGCGCCGAGTTGGCCCGATGCACCTGTGACGAGGTATTTTGCCGTCTGATCCGCCATGAACATGTCCTTTACTTTGAGTCTGGTATACATATGAGGTATGGTCTCTTTCAGTTACCTACTATTGCTCAGCATTGGAAGAAGGCAGTTGCAAATGACCAGGGAACACCAAAGTAACCCTGCTGATGTGCTCGGTGACCTCATCAAGCATTTCGAGACCAGTCCGGAAGGCGGCATTGATACGGCAAGTTGTCCGGTCCGCGATGTGCTGGACCGTATCGGAGACAAATGGTCGGTTCTGATCCTGACGCTGCTCGCTCGTGAGCCAAAGAGGTTCAGCGCATTGAACAGGGTTGTCGGTGACATCTCCAAGAGGATGCTGACCCAGACGCTGCGCTCGCTGCAGCGCGATGGGCTGGTTGAGCGGACCGTCTACCCGACGACACCGCCGATGGTCGATTATCGTCTGACGGATCTTGGCCGGTCCGCGCTCGAACCTCTGGCCGGGCTGATTGTCTGGGCCGACCGAAGCCATGACCAGATCCGCCAGGCGCGTGAGGCGTTTGACCATAAGGGAGAGGATATGCCCCTGGTTTCCTAGGGTCCGGGCCCCTGCCTTCATTGACCTGTCAGGTTTGTCACGGTCGACACGCCGGATGAGCCAGTCCTCGGGTCAACACATATGTCGATCGGCCCAAACGAATGGGCCGCCTTGGAAAGGTTCCTTTCATGCGCAGTTTCTATCTCACAGCCCTCGTCCTGGGCCTGCTGACTGCGGTCGGCCCGCTGGCGATCAACATGTATCTGCCCGCGCTTCCAGTCATCGAGGATGTCTTTGACACCGACACGGCGACCGTTCAGCTAAGCCTTCTTTCGTTCTTTGTCTCCATGTCACTGGCTCAGCTCATCTATGGCCCGCTTTCGGACATGTTCGGCCGCAGGCTGCCGCTATTCATCGGTCTGACACTCTATCTGCTGGGGGCGGTCGGTTCCGCGCTGGCCCCGGACATTCAATGGCTGATCGCCGCGCGTGCGCTTCAGGGGCTGGGCGCAGCAGCGGGAATGGTGATCGCGCGTGCCGTCATTCGAGATCTCTATACCGGCCCTCAGGCCGCGCAGCTCATGGCCACGCTAATGCTGGTGGTCAGTATTGCGCCGGTCCTCGCTCCGCTGGCGGGAAGCGCTGCGCTCGCCGCAGGTGGTTGGCGCACGATCTTCTGGTCGATGGCGGCGGCGGCCATCGCGGCGCTTGTGCTTCTGACCACCGCGCTCAAGGAAACCCGCCCCCCCGAACAGCGCGGCGACAGCAGCCTTGCACGCTCGCTCCGGGACTACGCAAGCCTTCTGCGCGAACCGAGGTTTCTCGGCATCGTCTTTGTTGGCGCATTCGGGTTGGCCAGCTTCATGGCCTATGTGGCGAACTCGTCCTTCATCCTGATCGAGTACTATGGACTGAGCCCGACGCAATACAGCCTCGCCTTTTCGATCAACGCCGCAGGGTTTATCGGCGTCGCCCAACTCAACGGGTATCTGAGCCGACGCTTCGGGCTGGGGCCGATGATCCGGTTTGCGACGGCGGCGAATGTGGCTGTCATGCTGCTGCTGCTGATCACGGAGCTGGCCGGGATCGCGACGCTGCCGGTGATGATTATCCTGCTTCTATGCGGCTATGCGTTTCTGGGTCTCGTCGTGCCGGGCACGGCGGTGCTCGCTCTGGAAGATCATGGAGAAAAAGCCGGAACGGCGTCGGCGCTGATGGGTGCGCTGCAATTCATGACGGCGACGGTCATGATCGGGATCGCGGGCGCATTCTTTGACGGCACGCCCATTCCGATGATCGTGGCCATCGCAGCCTGTTCCGTGATCGCTTTTGCTCTGGCGATGCTTTCTGTACCTCGAAAGGAGGCGCAGATCCCCGCTGAATAGGGTGTCGGCGCCGGTCAGGCTGCGCCTGCGGCCGCCTTCCCGATCCGGTAGGTGCAACGGCGGCCACCACTCACGATATGCTCGACCCTCTCGATGGCGGTACCAGGGCCCAGAACCTGCTCAAAGACCGCCTGTTCGGACCGGCAGAAACCTTGACAGAAACGCGCGGCAGCGCAGATCGGACAGTGGTTTTCGACAAATAGGAACGTCCCGTCACCGGCATCCTCGAAACTCGCCATATAGCCTTCGTCAGAGCGCAGTTCAGCCAGTCTGGCGACGCGCTCCTTCAGGCTGCCGCATCCCACCATCGCGGCTTCGTATTGTGCCCGTGTCCTGGTCTCTCTGGCCGAGATAACCCGATCCAGGGCCTCCGCACCCAACTCATCCTGAATGCTGCTCAGGATTTCAACGGTTAGCCCGGCGTGGGTATTCGGAAACCGTGCCTGCCCCTTTTTGGACAGGTGCCAGTAGGTCGATGGACGGCCTCGGCTCGCACTGCGCCGCTCTTCGCGGACCAGCCCGTCATTCGAGAGCTTCATGAGCTGCTGGCGCGCGCCCTCACCGGTGATCCCAAGCCGTTCGCCGATTTGCGACGAGGTCAACGCGCCCTGCATCTTCAGGGTCATCAGGATGCGTTCCGATGGCGCACGTGGTGCATCCGGGTATTTTTCCAAGTGATCGCTTGACATATTGGCCGGATTGTTTTTCAAAGTCTTCACTTGTTTAATTACCCGCTCACGTCCCATGACGCAAGCCGGACCCGATAAGGAGAGACATGATGGCCTTTGAATTGCCCGCCCTAACCTACGACCACGCAGCCCTTGCCGCGCGGGGGATGAGCCAGGAAACGTTGGAATTGCATCACGACAAGCACCATCAGGCCTACGTAACCGCGCTCAACGGCTTTGTGGACGCGAACGCCGACCTGCAAGGCAAGACACTGGAAGAAATCATCGCGCTCACCTATGGCGATGCCGATCGTGCGCCCGTGTTCAACAATGCGGGCCAACACTGGAACCACATTCATTTCTGGAACGCACTTTCGCCTGCGGGTGGCGGCATCCCGGGTAAACTCGAAGGCAAGATTGTCGATGCCTTCGGTTCGGTCGAGCAATTCAAGGCCGATTTCAAGACCGCAGCCATCGGTCAGTTCGGCTCCGGCTGGGCATGGCTGATCCAGAAATCCGATGGCACATTGGCCGTCACCAAAACACCGAACGGCGTGAACCCGCTGGCTACAGGAGAGGGCACGACGCTGCTGGGCCTCGATGTCTGGGAACACAGCTACTACGTCGACTTCCGCAACCGGCGGCCCGACTATGTGACCAACTTCCTCGACAACCTGGCGAATTACGAATTTGCCGAAGCCAACCTCGCCTGAACGCGAGTCGGTCTCGGCGTCGGGGCCCAGTTTGAAACAGGCTTTCTGCGTTCCGAGTCGGCTCGACAATTCGATGCGTATCGGCCATTTCTTGATCTCAAACTCAAGAGAAGACCAAGTGAATACTCTTCTCGGATCTCACGTCAGACTTATGTAGGGCCTCCTTCAGTTGCCTTCCTCAAAAAAAGGCCTGGGGACAGCCGGCTCAAGCGAAGGAGAGTCACCAATTAGTGACCTAGCGACGGCGCATGGCAGAACGTTTGGAGGTGGGTGACACCGGGTGTAGCGCGGCTTATAGCATGAAATCGTCCAAGCAGTTTGGGCGATTATTCTCAAACAAGGAGGACGGGAACTGGATTTGCCAATTTCGCGACGCGCACCGAAACTCGTGATTTTTGACTGTGACGGTGTGCTCGTAGACTCCGAGCCGACCTTCAATCGCGTGCTGCACGCTTATTTGCTTTCGACTGGCGCAAGCTTGTCACTCGTTGAATGCCACGGCTTGTTCGTCGGCAAGAGCAGACATGATGTCGAACGTTATGTGAGCGAAAGGGGATTGCGCCTTCCTGCGAAATGGCCACACGACTTCTACGACAGAGTTCTCGAAGCCCTCGGAAAAGAGGTCGAGCCGATCCCGGGCGCCCGTGAGGCGGTGACGTTGATTTCGTCGGCTGGCATTCCGCTCTGCGTAGCCTCAAATGGGCTTCTGGCAAAGATGCGTGTCACACTGGAACGGTCGGGGCTGCTTCCCTGGTTCGAAGGAAATATGTTTTCGGCTTATGATGTCGGCGCCAGCAAACCCGCGCCCGATGTGTTTTTGCATGCGGCCGAAATGAATGGCGTTGCGCCAGAGGATTGCGTGGTAGTCGAAGATAGCATGAGCGGATTCGAGGCGGCCTCCAACGCTGCGATGACCTGTTTTGCCTACCTCCCGAAGACAGCTTTGAATCCAGAGAACGTCTTCGGTGCGCGACGGCTAACCGATATGGCTGACCTGCCGAAACTGTTGGGGCTTTGAGTGGTCAATCCATAGACGGCAACCAGCTTCGCATGGACCGGACGACGTATACCCGGCTGCAAATCTCCATCGGAACAAACAAAGTTTGTGACCTGCGAAGGAACACGGCCATCAAACAAGATAGTTGTTAAATTTTTGTATCCGCTTCACCAATTCTTGTTATTGATTGACTGAGCGAGCAGCATGCACCCAACCCCCTCGCGGTTGCCATCAGCATTTGGGGGAGGACCATCCACTCCAAAGCCCAGGCTGCACCCGACCGTTCCTGTTCATGGATCAAGGCATGATGCATAGCCGAGACCTGTACCGAATTGAACCGTGCCAACGTCACCAAGAGCTCGGCAGCAATCGGGTTGTTCTTGTGAGGCATGGCGGACGAGGTACCACCTCCTGAAATCGCGATCACACCGATGCCTTGCTGCGCCATGAGGGCGATGTCCTGCCCAATCTTGCCTAGAGTGCCAGAAATCATTGAAAGCAGAGACGCATATTCCACAATCCCGTCACGCATCGTGTGCCAGGCCTTTTTAGTCGGCGCAAGATCGAGCTGGTTGGCGACATCGGCGACAACTTCATCCGCCTTATTTCGGAGAGCCTTGCGGTCGCCGGAGGCCCCGCCAATCTGTACCCGCTCGATACGGGGACGGATTTGATCCAGCCGCACCCGATGCTCGGCCAAAGGCAGGCGCCAGGGTAGAACCCGATCACGTACCTTGATCACCGTGGCGGCCTGCATTCTTGTGCGCCCCATTAACGGTTCATCCCCGAACCGCTCTTCTAGCTCCTTGAGGAATTTCTCCAATTCAATCAATCTGTTGGTGATGAGCAATGAAGCCTCTCGCAGAACCAGGACTGTCGTGGTGTCGACCACATCCTGAGAAGTAGCGCCCATGTGGACGGCTTCTTCAGGTGCGATAGCCTTAAGCTGTTTGACCAGACTCGGCACCGGCAGACCATCCTGCGCCGTACCTTTGGTAAGATCGGTTAGATCGGGTTTGGCAACTTCGATTGCTTGTGCAGCTGTCTCGGCCAGAGTTGCGTCAATCAGTCCTGCCCGGCCACAGGCCCGCGACCATGCCGCCTCGAAGGCGAGCATGTGCTGAAGATGCCGTTCCGGAGAGAGGATCGCTGCCATAGCGTCATCGCCGAACAGACCGGATAGCCACGGACTCTCAAACACTGAAGCGCTCATAGCGAGCTCCTTATGGTGCGCCGAAAGCGCGGGATGACCAATCTATATGATGCCGCTTTTCCCGATCTGGTCAGATGTCGAGGAAAACCGTCTCGCCCTCGCCCTGTAGTCGAATGTCGAAGCGGTACTTGCCGTCGCCGGTTTTCTTGGCGATCAGGGTATTCACCCGTGGTCGCTGTTCGATTCGGATCAGCAACGGGTCATTGGCGTTGTCCTCGTCTTCGAAATAGATCCGGGTATTGAGACCTACGTTAATCCCACGTGCGACGACCCAAAGGGAAATATGAGGCGCGCTCTCGACTCCACCGCGCCCCTGGTAAGAGCCAGGTTTGACTGTGCGCAAGGTAAACTCGCCGCTTTCCGCGTCGGCCGCAAAGCGGCAATGGCCTGTAAAGGCCGGATCGGCGCTTTTATCGCCCGGAAACACGCCCCCAGCATCGCATTGCCAGCTCTCGATCAACGCATCTCGCATCGCCCAGCCGGTGCCGTCAAATACGGAGCCAACGATCTCAACGATCTCACCCTTGGCCTTGCTTTCATCCAGAAAAGGCGTGGTGCCAATCTCTTCGTCATAGTATCCTGCGTTTCCCGCATAGGTAGGCATCAGGCCGATATGGACATAAGGACCCGCCGTTTGCGAGGCGCTTTCGATCAGTGTTTCAAGTTTCTGAACCATTTCACATGCCCTCCAGCTTGTTTTCAAACATGGTCTGACGGCGACCCCGCAAAACAATGTCAAATTTATAGGCGAGAAAATCGAGTGGGCGCGATTTCGAGAAATCGAGCGGCGCGACCAGCCGGTCGAGCTGGCTGCGATCCTTGATGGTCGCGGCGATCGGGCAGTGATTGATGAGCGGATCGCCCTCGAAATACATCTGCGAGATTAACCTTTGGCCGAAGCTGTGGCCAAATATCGAAAAGTGGATGTGCATCGGACGCCAGTCATTGGCACGGTTAGGCCAGGGGTAAGCCCCTGGACGAATGGTCAAGAATTCGTAGTATCCGTTTTCATCCGTGATGGTCCGACCGCAGCCGCCGAAATTTGGGTCGAGCGGTGCGAAATAGGTGTCTTTCTTGTGCCGGTAGCGCCCACCCGCATTAGCCTGCCAGATCTCTATTAGCGCGTTCGGTATCGGGCGGTTCATCTCGTCCAGCAAGCGGCCATGCACCAGGATGCGTTCGCCCACGGCGGGAGCAGCACCCTTTGTCCAGTTCAAGATCAGGTTGTTGTCGAGCGCGCCGAGCTTCGTGTGGCCGAATCTCGGACCAGTCTCTTCCGAGGGAGTGCTCTCCATCGAAAGCAACGGCAGGAAGGGCGAGCGCGCGACGCTCGTTTTGTAGCCAGGATCATAGGGCTCGGGGTGGATCGCGCGGTTGCGCGGAATCAGTGGTCCATGGTCAGTCATTAGATACTTTCCTCCATTTCCGCATAAGTCTGCTTGGCCAGCTTTAGCGCGTGGTTGGCTTTCGGCACGCCAGCATAGATCGCGACGTGTTGCAGCGCCTCGGCGACATCCGCTTTCGAGGCACCGGTATTGGCGGTAGCCCGGATATGCATTGGAATTTCCTCGAAATTTCCTGTCGCGGCCAGCAGTGCGAGGGTCAACATCGAGCGTTCGCGTCGGGTGATCCGCTCCGACGCCCAAACAGTTCCCCATGCGCTTTCGGTGATCAACGACTGAAACGGCAAGTCGAATTCGGTCTTGCCTGCCTCTGCCCGGTCCACATGGGCCTCGCCCAGCACCTCGCGGCGCACTTGCATGCCTTTGTCGAACGTCTCTGTCATGGGATGATCCTTTCCACGAAATTCATCAGGGTGTGGGCAAATACCTTTGGCTGCTCTACCGCAGGAAGATGGCCGGAGCGGTCGAACATGACTAAATCGGAGCGGGGCAGGGCGGCGGCGAGCTTTTCGACCACGTCCGGCGGCGTCGCCTGATCGTGATAGCCGCCGATCACCAGCGCGGGCTGGGTGATTTCGCGAAGGCGGTCGGTGATGTCGGTGCCGGCGATCGCCGCGCAAGTGGCTATATAGCCTTCCGTATCTGTCCGGGTGAGCAGCGCCCGCCACAGATCGGTTTCAAGAGTCGCAAGCATATCGGGGCCGAACCACCGCTGTAGGATGCCGTCTGCCATTGCCGCCATGCCATTAGTGCGTACACCCTCGATCCGACTCAGCCAGCTATCCGCATTTCCCAGCATTGGGGCGGTATTCGAAAGCACCAAGCCGATCACCCTATCCGGCGCCATGAGCGCGATGTGCTGCGCGATCAGGCCGCCGATGGAGCAACCGACGATCACCGCCTGAGCGAGACCGATATGGTCCATCGCGGCCAGCACGTCCTCGGCCAGCTCTGGAATGCCATATCCCCGCGGCGCGGTACTGCTCAGCCCGTGACCGCGCTTGTCCATGCGCAAGTTCGACCAGCCCGCGGGTAGAAGCGCGACGACATCGTCCCACATCCGCAGGTCTGTGCCGAGCGAATTGATGAAGACAAGCGCGACACCTTCGCCGTCAGTGGCGCGCAGATGCGTGGTGCCCCAATCGCGTTTCAATGCCTGCATGGTATCCTCCTGCCGATAATTTGGCATAACTTTTCCCTTTACAAAAATATGATCTTGGCCAAAAGCTATAACCAAATGGATATACCTAATGGTCTGAAACTGCGCCATCTCGAAGCTTTCCTGACCGTTGCTCAAGCCGGAACAATCTCTGCTGCGGCGCGGCAACGGAACGTGTCGCAGCCGGCATTGTCAAAAACGATCTCGGAACTGGAGGGGCTGCTTGGCGCGCATCTCTTCGAGCGTACAGGGCGGCGGGCCGTCTTAACCCCGGCAGGTGAGAATTTTCGTGCTCATGCCCGCGCCGCGCTGCAAAGCCTCGAGGCAGGGGTGCGCGACCTGTCGGGGCAGGTGGCGGCGGGGCTGGTGAAGGTTGGGTTGCTGCCGACCGTGGCCGGTGGGTTCTTCCCCTCGGTCGCTCTTGCATTCTCGCAGGCGCGCCCGGATGCGCGGATCGGTATAATCACTGGGCCGAACCACTACCTGCTCGAACGACTGCGCGGCGGCAAGATTGACCTTATGGTCGGGCGCATGCCACGGGCAGCCGACATGGCAGGCCTGTCTTTCGAGTATCTCTATGACGAGCCGATCTTGCTGGTGGCGCGCGCCGGACATCCAGCGCTGGATCTGCCGGTGACCGACGCTCTGCTACGCTATCCCCTCATCCTGCCCAACCCCGGTGCGATCATTCGTCAGAGCGTGGATCAATACCTTGCCGCGATGGGGTTATCCGATCTCACACCGGTGTTCGAGACGGTGGCCCTGCCGGCGGCGCAAACGCTTCTCGAAGGTTCTGAGATGCTCTGGTTCATCTCGCGCGGCGTCGTGGCGCGGGAAATTGCGCGCGGCAGCCTTGCTGCGCTCGATCTAAAGTCGGATTACATGGCCGGGGCGGTTGGTCTGACACGCAAGTTCACGTTCGACGAAGACAGCCATGCCGATCTGCTGGCGCGGCTTCTGCACCGGCGGGTTGAAGAGGATTGCGCCCGTCGTTGAGCCAGTCAGACGGCTTCTAGCGCAATAGCAATACCCTGTCCTACACCGATACACATGGTGGATAGCGATTTCTCACCAGGCTTGAGGTCAAGCATCGCGGTGCCAGTAATCCGCGCACCCGACATGCCCAGCGGATGACCCAACGCGATTGCCCCGCCATTGGGGTTCACACGCACGTCATCATCAGCAATCCCAAGATTACGCAACGTGGCGAGGCCCTGCGAGGCGAAAGCTTCGTTAAGCTCAATCACTGCGAACTCCTCTTGGCGCAGGCCAAGACGCGCCAGAAGCTTTCTCGAGGCCGGAGCCGGGCCGAAGCCCATGATGCGCGGCGCCACGCCGGCGGTTGCCCCGCCGAGCACTCTGGCGATCGGCTTAAGCCCATGCTTTTCGGCAGCTTCTTTCGTCGAAAGGATCAAAGCGGCAGACCCGTCATTCACGCCAGAGGCGTTGCCCGCTGTCACAGTGCCATCGGCTTTCACGAAGGGCCGAAGTTTTTTCAGGCCTTCGTATGTAGTCGTGGAACGCGGATGCTCGTCGGTGTCGATGACCAGAGGATCACCTTTGCGCTGCGGGATCGTAACCGGCACGATCTCCTGGGCCAAACGGCCATTGACTTGGGCTTTGGCCGCTTTCTGCTGCGAGCGCAAGGCGAAGGCATCCTGATCGGGGCGCGAGATGCCAAAATCTTCGGCCACATTCTCTGCCGTCTCGGGCATGCTGTCGACGCCATATTGTTCCTTCATCAGCTTGTTAACGAAACGCCAGCCGATAGTGGTGTCGTGGACCTCATTGGCCCGCGAGAAGGCGGAGGTGGCCTTGGGCATCACGAATGGCGCGCGCGACATGCTCTCTACCCCTCCGGCGACAAGCAGCTCGGCCTCGCCGGATTTGATCGCCCGAGCTGCAGTGATGACCGCATCCATACCCGAGCCGCAAAGTCGGTTCATCGTCGTACCCGGCACCGTCTCGGGATAGCCTGCGAGAAGCAGCGCCATGCGGGCGACGTTGCGGTTGTCTTCGCCAGCCTGATTGGCGCAGCCGAAGATCACCTCGTCGATCGCGGCAAGGTCGAGGCCCGGATTGCGCGCGGCAATGGCCCGAAGCGGAATCGCGGCAAGGTCGTCAGCGCGGACGGAGGAAAGCGCACCGCCAAAGCGGCCGATTGGTGTGCGGATGTAGTCGCATATGTATACGTCAGTCATGAGATTCCCTCGGGAACATTGAGTTCGGCAACTTCGCCAACAATGTGCAACGTCGCGCCAGTCACCGCCTGCAAGGCGTCCAAAGTGATGCCCGGCAGTTTTTCACGAAGCACGAATTTGCTATCTTCGATGTCAATCACGGCCAGAGAGGTGTAGACGCGGGTCACGCACCCGACGCCTGTCAGCGGGAAAGTACAGGCCTCGACCAGTTTCGGGCCGCCATCCTTGGTTACATGGTCAGTTACAACCGCCACACGCTTGGCCCCATGCACAAGGTCCATTGCTCCACCCACGGCCGGCACGCCTTTGGTGCCTACGCGCCAGTTCGCCAGATCGCCGTTCTGGGCGACCTGATACGCGCCAAGAACGGCCAGATCGAGGTGGCCACCGCGCACCATCGAAAAGCTGTCGGCATGATGGAAAAAGGATGCACCGGGCTTCAATGTAATCGCCTTTTTGCCCGCATTAATAAGATCCCAGTCTTCCTGTCCCTCCGCAGGGGCTTTTCCGAATCCCAGCACGCCGTTCTCGGTATGATAGGTTACATCGCGGCCATCGGGCTGGAACTTGGCGATCATCTCGGGAAATCCGATACCGAGGTTCACATAGGAACCATCTTCGATATCCTGAGCGGCACGCCACGCGATCTGCGCGTTCGTCAGTTTGTCTTCCATTAAATTGAAACCGGACATCAGTAGACCACCCCCCTACGCACGAGTACTTCTTCTTGTTGAGGCGCGGGAACCTCGACAATCTTGTCGACGAAGATTCCGGGGGTAACTACCGCCTCAGGATCGATGGAGCCGGGTGCGCGGAGGTTGGAGACCTGCGCAATCGTGCGATCGGCAGCCATCGCCATCAACGGATTGAAGTTCCGGCCAGCCAAACGATAGGTAAGGTTGCCGGTCTCGTCACCATCATGGCCTTTGATCAGGGCGAAGTCGGCCTTCAACCACAACTCTTGCACGTACATCTTGCCGTCGAACGTCTCTGTCGGCTTGCCTTCGGCAAGCTCGGTACCAAAAGAAGTTGGCGTATAAAAAGCGGGAATGCCTGCTCCGCGCGCGCGAATGCGTTCGGCCAATGTACCCTGCGGGATCAACTCGAGCTCGATTTCGCCTGCCAGGTATTTTTCGTTGAATGCCTCGGCGTTGGAGCTGCGCGGGAAAGAGCAGATCATCTTCCTGACCATCCCCGCTTTGATCATCGCGGCGATTCCGATCGCGCCGTTTCCCGCGTTATTGTTTATCACGGTAAGATTCTTGGGGCTGCCGGTGGCACGAAAGCGGTCGATTAAAGCGTGGATCAGTTCGATCGGGGCTCCGGAGCCTCCAAAGCCACCGATCATAACCTGTACGCCATCGGGGATATCCGCAACCGCGTCAGCGAGGCTGGGCGATGTTTTGTTCATCAGGATCCTCCTTAGATACCCTTCGAAATATCCCTAGATTACCGCCGTAGCGAGTAAAATGTTCATATATTGATCTTTTTTCAACATGTGTATATCAGCGTTCGCATGTTGAACAATCCCACCGACTACATCGCATCGCTCGCCAAGGGGCTGAAAGTGATCGAAGCCTTCGGACCCACATCCCCGCGTCTTTCGATATCCGAAGCTGCCGTCGCCAGTGGCTTGGATCGCGCTGCTACGCGACGCGTACTGTTGACGCTCCACCGCGAAGGTTACGCCGACTATGACGGTAAGTTTTTTACTCTTACCCCGCGCATCCTACGGCTCGGAGTGGCCGCACTTGCTTCCCTACCGCTCTCGCAGATTGTCCAACCTTGGCTTGACCAACTCTCCGAGCAAATTGGTCAAAGCTGTTCCGTGGCACTGCTCGATGAGACCGAGATCGTGTATATCGCGCGCGCGGCGCAGAAACGTGTGATGTCCATCGGGCTCATGCCTGGGTCACGACTCCCCGCCCATTGCACCTCGATGGGAAGGGTTCTGTTGGCTGCGCTGCCTCGCGAAGAGGCTGACCTGCTTGTCAGACGCTCGGACCTTACCCCGCGGACCAAGTTCTCAATACTCGACCCAGTTCTGACCTTGTGCCGGATCGATGCTGCGAGAGAGGACGGATATGCGTTTGTGGACCAGGAAGTGGAAACGGGCTTACGGTCAATCGCTGTTCCGCTGAATGATCGCAAGGGTTTGACCGTCGCTGCTCTCAATATCGGTTTGTCGTCTGCCGGCTGGACACCGAAGCAGACGATTGAAACATACTTGCCGCACTTGCTTGGCGTCCAATCGGCCCTCGGGCGGGTTCTCTGATTGACATTATTTAGAAGTCTAAGTTATTAGGACCTCAAGCCGGGAGGATACCTTAGATGGAAAATCTGAAACTAGACGCGAAGCTCTCTCTTCAAGAACCAGCCCATCTCTACTACGGCGGCGCATGGGTGCCGCCACTAGAGGGAAAGTACGAAGACACTTTCAACCCAGGAACCGGCGAGCGGATCGGGTCGGTTGCGACGGCAAGTCGCGCCGATGTCGATGCGGCGGTTGCGGCAGCGAAAGAAGGGTTCGAGGTATGGCGGGATGTTGTGCCGCTGGAACGCGCACGTATCCTGAAGGAAATCGCAAATCTCTTGCGAAAGCATGGCGATGAACTGGCGATGATGGACGCTGCAAACTGTGGCAACCCCTATACTGAAATGCGCGGCGACGCCGCGATTGCGGCAGCGCAGATGGAGTTTTTCGCCGGTCTTGTGACCGAAATGAAGGGCGATACGATCCCTATGGGACCAGAGCGCATCAACATGACCCTACGCCAGCCGATGGGCGTGGTTGCACGGATTCTTGCCTTTAATCACCCGTTCATGTTCTGCGGCGGAAAGATGGCAGCGCCTCTGGCCGCAGG comes from the Sulfitobacter pacificus genome and includes:
- a CDS encoding 3-oxoacid CoA-transferase subunit A, producing the protein MNKTSPSLADAVADIPDGVQVMIGGFGGSGAPIELIHALIDRFRATGSPKNLTVINNNAGNGAIGIAAMIKAGMVRKMICSFPRSSNAEAFNEKYLAGEIELELIPQGTLAERIRARGAGIPAFYTPTSFGTELAEGKPTETFDGKMYVQELWLKADFALIKGHDGDETGNLTYRLAGRNFNPLMAMAADRTIAQVSNLRAPGSIDPEAVVTPGIFVDKIVEVPAPQQEEVLVRRGVVY
- a CDS encoding IclR family transcriptional regulator domain-containing protein; translation: MLNNPTDYIASLAKGLKVIEAFGPTSPRLSISEAAVASGLDRAATRRVLLTLHREGYADYDGKFFTLTPRILRLGVAALASLPLSQIVQPWLDQLSEQIGQSCSVALLDETEIVYIARAAQKRVMSIGLMPGSRLPAHCTSMGRVLLAALPREEADLLVRRSDLTPRTKFSILDPVLTLCRIDAAREDGYAFVDQEVETGLRSIAVPLNDRKGLTVAALNIGLSSAGWTPKQTIETYLPHLLGVQSALGRVL